Proteins encoded in a region of the Zea mays cultivar B73 chromosome 4, Zm-B73-REFERENCE-NAM-5.0, whole genome shotgun sequence genome:
- the LOC100383065 gene encoding UDP-glycosyltransferase 72B1-like — MASLATSTPAAAAGPRPRPDRPHVVLVPSPGVGHLMPMAELARRLVSHHALAATLVTFNLSGDPDAKSAAVLSSLRAANVSTATLPAVPLDDLPDDASIETVLFEVIGRSIPHLRAFLRDVGSTAGAPLAALVPDFFATAALPLASELGVPAYIFFPSNLSALSVMRSAVELHDGAGAGEYRDLPDPLPLPGGVSLRREDLPSGFRDSKESTYAQLIDAGRQYRTAAGILANAFYEMDPATVEEFKKAAEQGRFPPAYPVGPFVRSSSDEGSVSSPCIEWLDLQPTGSVVYVSFGSAGTLSVEQTAELAAGLENSGHRFLWIVRMSSLNGEHSDDMGRNYCDGGDENDPLAWLPEGFLERTRGRGLAVSSWAPQVRVLSHPATAAFVSHCGWNSTLESISSGVPMVAWPLFAEQRVNAVDLSEKVGVALRLGVRPDDGLVGREEIAAVVRELMEGEDGRAVRRRTGDLQQAADLAWASDGSSRRALEEVVSRWKAGAIRRAAV; from the coding sequence ATGGCGTCGTTAGCCACCAgcacgcccgccgccgccgccgggccacGCCCACGCCCAGACCGGCCGCACGTCGTGCTTGTGCCCAGCCCCGGCGTAGGCCACCTCATGCCGATGGCCGAGCTGGCGCGACGCCTCGTGTCGCACCACGCCCTCGCGGCCACGCTTGTCACCTTCAACCTCTCCGGGGACCCTGACGCGAAGTCCGCTGCCGTTCTGTCCTCCCTCCGCGCAGCAAACGTTTCCACCGCCACGCTCCCTGCAGTCCCCCTCGACGACCTCCCCGACGATGCCAGCATCGAGACCGTGCTCTTCGAGGTGATCGGCCGCTCCATCCCACACCTTCGCGCTTTTCTCCGCGACGTTGGCAGCACCGCCGGCGCCCCGCTAGCCGCGCTGGTGCCTGACTTCTTCGCCACCGCGGCGCTGCCCCTCGCCTCCGAGCTCGGCGTCCCGGCGTACATCTTCTTCCCCTCCAACCTCAGCGCGCTCTCCGTCATGCGAAGCGCCGTGGAGCTccacgacggcgccggcgccggcgagtATCGCGACCTCCCAGACCCTCTCCCGCTTCCCGGGGGCGTGTCGCTACGCCGCGAGGACTTGCCGAGTGGGTTCCGAGACAGCAAGGAATCGACCTACGCGCAACTCATCGACGCGGGCCGTCAGTACCGAACCGCTGCCGGCATCTTGGCGAACGCTTTCTACGAGATGGATCCGGCGACCGTGGAGGAGTTTAAGAAGGCGGCTGAGCAAGGTAGGTTCCCGCCGGCTTATCCGGTGGGCCCGTTCGTCCGGTCAAGCTCCGATGAAGGCTCCGTATCGTCGCCGTGTATAGAGTGGCTGGATCTGCAGCCGACGGGATCCGTGGTGTACGTTTCCTTCGGGAGCGCAGGCACGCTGTCCGTGGAGCAGACGGCCGAGCTCGCCGCCGGGCTGGAGAACAGCGGGCACAGGTTTCTCTGGATCGTGCGCATGTCAAGCCTGAACGGCGAGCACTCCGACGACATGGGCCGGAATTACTGTGACGGTGGCGACGAGAACGATCCCTTGGCATGGCTTCCGGAGGGGTTCTTGGAGAGGACCCGCGGGCGTGGCCTCGCCGTGTCGTCGTGGGCGCCGCAGGTACGCGTGCTGTCCCACCCGGCGACGGCCGCCTTCGTGTCCCACTGCGGCTGGAACTCGACGCTGGAGAGCATCTCGTCCGGCGTGCCGATGGTGGCGTGGCCGCTGTTCGCGGAGCAGCGGGTAAACGCCGTGGACCTGTCGGAGAAAGTGGGTGTGGCGCTGCGGCTGGGCGTCCGCCCGGACGACGGGCTGGTCGGGCGCGAGGAGATCGCGGCGGTGGTAAGGGAGCTGATGGAGGGGGAGGACGGGCGCGCCGTGCGGCGCCGGACGGGGGACCTGCAGCAGGCGGCTGACCTGGCGTGGGCGTCCGATGGCTCGTCGCGCCGGGCGTTggaggaggtcgtcagcagatggAAAGCGGGGGCTATTCGCAGAGCGGCGGTATAA
- the LOC100383065 gene encoding UDP-glycosyltransferase 72B1-like isoform X1, whose translation MASLATSTPAAAAGPRPRPDRPHVVLVPSPGVGHLMPMAELARRLVSHHALAATLVTFNLSGDPDAKSAAVLSSLRAANVSTATLPAVPLDDLPDDASIETVLFEVIGRSIPHLRAFLRDVGSTAGAPLAALVPDFFATAALPLASELGVPAYIFFPSNLSALSVMRSAVELHDGAGAGEYRDLPDPLPLPGGVSLRREDLPSGFRDSKESTYAQLIDAGRQYRTAAGILANAFYEMDPATVEEFKKAAEQGRFPPAYPVGPFVRSSSDEGSVSSPCIEWLDLQPTGSVVYVSFGSAGTLSVEQTAELAAGLENSGHRFLWIVRMSSLNGEHSDDMGRNYCDGGDENDPLAWLPEGFLERTRGRGLAVSSWAPQVRVLSHPATAAFVSHCGWNSTLESISSGVPMVAWPLFAEQRVNAVDLSEKVGVALRLGVRPDDGLVGREEIAAVVRELMEGEDGRAVRRRTGDLQQAADLAWASDGSSRRALEEVVSRWKAGAIRRAAWLQQLYCWDHASSPKVLWKETASAEAACT comes from the exons ATGGCGTCGTTAGCCACCAgcacgcccgccgccgccgccgggccacGCCCACGCCCAGACCGGCCGCACGTCGTGCTTGTGCCCAGCCCCGGCGTAGGCCACCTCATGCCGATGGCCGAGCTGGCGCGACGCCTCGTGTCGCACCACGCCCTCGCGGCCACGCTTGTCACCTTCAACCTCTCCGGGGACCCTGACGCGAAGTCCGCTGCCGTTCTGTCCTCCCTCCGCGCAGCAAACGTTTCCACCGCCACGCTCCCTGCAGTCCCCCTCGACGACCTCCCCGACGATGCCAGCATCGAGACCGTGCTCTTCGAGGTGATCGGCCGCTCCATCCCACACCTTCGCGCTTTTCTCCGCGACGTTGGCAGCACCGCCGGCGCCCCGCTAGCCGCGCTGGTGCCTGACTTCTTCGCCACCGCGGCGCTGCCCCTCGCCTCCGAGCTCGGCGTCCCGGCGTACATCTTCTTCCCCTCCAACCTCAGCGCGCTCTCCGTCATGCGAAGCGCCGTGGAGCTccacgacggcgccggcgccggcgagtATCGCGACCTCCCAGACCCTCTCCCGCTTCCCGGGGGCGTGTCGCTACGCCGCGAGGACTTGCCGAGTGGGTTCCGAGACAGCAAGGAATCGACCTACGCGCAACTCATCGACGCGGGCCGTCAGTACCGAACCGCTGCCGGCATCTTGGCGAACGCTTTCTACGAGATGGATCCGGCGACCGTGGAGGAGTTTAAGAAGGCGGCTGAGCAAGGTAGGTTCCCGCCGGCTTATCCGGTGGGCCCGTTCGTCCGGTCAAGCTCCGATGAAGGCTCCGTATCGTCGCCGTGTATAGAGTGGCTGGATCTGCAGCCGACGGGATCCGTGGTGTACGTTTCCTTCGGGAGCGCAGGCACGCTGTCCGTGGAGCAGACGGCCGAGCTCGCCGCCGGGCTGGAGAACAGCGGGCACAGGTTTCTCTGGATCGTGCGCATGTCAAGCCTGAACGGCGAGCACTCCGACGACATGGGCCGGAATTACTGTGACGGTGGCGACGAGAACGATCCCTTGGCATGGCTTCCGGAGGGGTTCTTGGAGAGGACCCGCGGGCGTGGCCTCGCCGTGTCGTCGTGGGCGCCGCAGGTACGCGTGCTGTCCCACCCGGCGACGGCCGCCTTCGTGTCCCACTGCGGCTGGAACTCGACGCTGGAGAGCATCTCGTCCGGCGTGCCGATGGTGGCGTGGCCGCTGTTCGCGGAGCAGCGGGTAAACGCCGTGGACCTGTCGGAGAAAGTGGGTGTGGCGCTGCGGCTGGGCGTCCGCCCGGACGACGGGCTGGTCGGGCGCGAGGAGATCGCGGCGGTGGTAAGGGAGCTGATGGAGGGGGAGGACGGGCGCGCCGTGCGGCGCCGGACGGGGGACCTGCAGCAGGCGGCTGACCTGGCGTGGGCGTCCGATGGCTCGTCGCGCCGGGCGTTggaggaggtcgtcagcagatggAAAGCGGGGGCTATTCGCAGAGCGGCG TGGCTGCAACAACTCTATTGTTGGgatcatgcttcgtcgccgaaggtcctatggaaagaaacagcttcggctgaagctgcttgtacgtga